A window of Pyrus communis chromosome 3, drPyrComm1.1, whole genome shotgun sequence genomic DNA:
gaggtcgcggcggacgacagcagggccaggggcgtattcacaatatttccctgcaggatgctcagaacaacccggacttgattatgggtacgttaaacattcttggttattttgctagagtcttaattgattgtggagctacacattccgttatttctcatacatttgctcaagtaacgcaacctcgccccacacctctagggtacgatttagagttcgctatgcctagaggagagagatgtgttgtagattgtatgtacccaggatgtccagtgatagtagagggtgttgttatgcccgctgatcttatcccgttagatattgtcgattttgatgtgattttgggcacagattggttgcacttctatcgtgccaacattgattgttacgggaaagtagttacgtttcactgtcctggattacctgaggttacttttgtgggtgagcagagtggggtaagacacggcgttatttcggctttgcgagcgaagaagttgttgtctaaaggttgtcaggggtatctagctcatgtggtgttagatgagaccgttcctagcagaattgaggatgtgagagtggtcagacacttccctgatgtttttcctgaggatttacctggtttacccccagatcgagatgtggagttcactattgagttacttccaggtactaatcctatttctttaactccttatcgtatggctcccgctgagttaagggaattgaaagtgcagttacaggaattagtggataagggatttattcagcctagtacttcgccttggggcgctccagtgttgtttgtgaaaaagaaagatgggactttgaggctgtgtatcgactacagacaattgaatcgggtgacgattaaaaatcgttatccattgcctcgtttcgacgatttgtttgatcagctgaaaGGTGCTTgcgtattttctaagatagacttgaggtctgggtactaccagctgaagattagtagggatgatgttcctaagacggcgttcaggactcgttacggtcattacgagtttctggttatgccgtttgggttgacgaatgcaccagcagcttttatggatttaatgaaccgggtattccagccttacttggatagatttgttattgtcttcattgacgatattctggtgtattctaagtccaaagcggagcatgtccgacatcttactttggtgttgaaaaggttgagggaacaccaattgtatgctaagtttagcaagtgccagttctggttagatcaagtcgcattcttggggcacatcatttctgctcaaggtattctggttgatcctcagaaggttgcagctgtggaaagttgggagcaaccacgaaccgtcaatgaggtgagaagtttcattggtttggcgggatattatcggagattcgttaaggatttttcggtaattgccttgccattgacgaggttaacaaggaaagacgttaagtttgagtgggatgataagtgtgagcaaagtttccagcagttgaagcattgtcttactaatgcacctgttttggcactcccggacgatagtggtgatttcgaggtttatagcgatgcttccttgaatggtctggatgtgtattgatgcagcatggtagggtgattgcttatgcttcgcggcagttgaaaccccatgagatgaattaccctacacatgatttggagttggctgctatcatctttgtgttgaagttgtggagacattatctttacggagagaagtgtaggatctttacagatcataagagtcttcagtatctcttcacccagaaggaacttaatcttcgtcaacggaggtggttggagttgctcagcgattacgattgcacgattgattatcaccctggtcgtgcgaacgtagtggctgacgcacttagcaggaagtcacaaggccgtattaatgcgttgtacgctagtcgtattcctcttttggtggacttgcgtgctacgggaataaggttagaagcagaagatcaagaagtggcgttacttgctaattttcaagttaggccaatcttggttgatcgggtgcttgaagctcaagtagctgatgaacagactcaagaactaattcgagctcgagatcaaagaaggaggcgagatctcagagttcgtgattcggatggcatgttgatgttagagggtagaatgttcgtgcctaataatttggatttgaagaaggaaattctcgatgaagtacatatctcggcttatgccatgcacccaggggcaactaaaatgtatcataccattcgaccattttattattggccgggtataaaaagggagatagctgagtatgtgagcagttgtgctgtttgtcagcaggttaaagcagaaagaaataagccgtttggattgttgcagccgcttcccgttccagagtggaaatgggaaaatatcactatggattttgtgtacaagttgccgcgtacacataatggctttgatggcatttgggtgatcgttgatcggctcactaagtcggcacatttcattccagtgagagagaagtattctttgagccggttagcagaGTTGTTTATTTCGAAGGTTGTaaagtatcatggtgtccctgtgagtattgtctcggatcgtgatccacaattcacatcgaagttttgggtagcttttcaggaagctttgggtacgagactactttacagtacggcatatcatccacagacggacggacaatccgagagaactattcagaacttggaagatatgctgcgagcatcagtgttacagttcagtgatgcttggcaccagcggttagatttgatggaatttgcttacaacaacagtttccattcaagcattggcatggcgccattcgaagctttgtatggtagatcttgtcgcactccgttgtgttggtcagaggttggcgaaagagtcttagtaggtccggagattgtcgaggagactactcaaaatgttcaggtaattaggtctaacctgaaagcagctcaggacaggcagaaaagtttagcagatcgacatgctacggacagagtgtataaggtcggagattgggtgtttctgaagttgtcaccgtggagaggtgttgtgcggtttggaaagaaggggaagttaagtcccaggtacattggaccatacatggtcacagaaagagttggtgaggtagcttacaggttggagttgcctccggaattggctaaggtgcataacgtttttcacgtgtctatgctccgacattatgttgctgatccgttgcatgtgatacctcctcaaccgttagagataaatccagatttgacgtacaacgaggaaccgttaacgatcttagattggaaagagaaggttctgaggaacaaaacggtgaatttggtgaaaattctgtggaggaatcattcagtcgaggaagcgacatgggagacagaaaataggatgagggatttgtatcctagattgttctttgaccagtAGGGGtgtatttggttgttttgaatttcgggacgaaattctattaagtgggtaggttgtaacatcccgtcccgaggTTATTAAAACGTACGTATGAATTTACGATTTTATCCTTAGATTGTTTTTGTCACGTTATTGGTTGTTGGTGTGGTGTGGAATGTATTGGatcacacccacacacacacacacactatcactttcccgggattccctccctctttccctcactctttgtctctctctgtctgtctgtctctctctctccccgagttcttcttcttcttcttcttctgcttcattcaacacacggacacacatacaaacatactcaaaccttcaccaatcaagaaaccaagaccaccctcgtgctcgtgaggctgagaggagttcagaggtaccattttcaggtaaggaaactaTCATTTTCAAGTCGATATCACCATGGCCgatttgagcactgttcatgcaaacctaatctagcttgttttaggaaattctaagcttgtagttgtgtttgtgaggttcccaggagcttgggagtgtttcgttggacgagtttggacgttgggatcgtcctgttcaaagttggccgaacttggattgTTGTTGCAGGTATGATCTAGTGAGTTTTAGCTTGTAAAAGTggtctaacgtgattctactagtcctaagcttcattttggtataaagatcgtgaaaaatggttcaaaaacgaaggagaaaactaagtttgaaaatttcctagttttccggcgccgtcgccggagaagaaaggggaatattccgttaagttaacggaatattcctaacggcaattgacggcgtcagttaaggttaacggaatattccgtcagtttaacggaatattcctgacggcgtcagttgacgccgtcagtgtgcatggcacgtggccgcgcgtgggggcgcgtaggtccgtgcctatttaggcgcgtgggggcgcgtgcggggtccaaaaattattctaaaaatatgggtgtgatcctgaggttgtgtagagcacgttggtatattcatttgtccattttgagcaatgtatgagaagttattacgagaagttagttatgtgcctttaaattaacgttttcgtagctatttcgcgtataggtgatacgtatcccgaggacgagcgtacacactcgaggcaggggggctacgacccttctaattattagtgagtgggcttttgttttccgtatatacctatatacatttatattcccagaaattaaatagaaaaggttatttgttttatgccatgcatcatatgaatgtcgtttacgcatcatcgcatgtattagtagtggcatacatatatatatatatatgtgtatttggtgctgtggacgcacaggtaagtgccaggtaagtggtattcatgttgttatgcagtagtagtttgagatgttagagagctcataatctgcacccccggtgttagtgctcccgcccgaggccagggcacagccttcacgtgtatgttcaccagcaccgcatgctcgccttggatccaagttaggtgcaaagcctgtcgtacagaccacattaggtggttccgactcgtaggtgacccgcgatttatcgcccagcttcacgtgatcgtagcactagagcatacatatatatattacacccagcctgtcgtacagaccacgttaggtggttccgactcgtgtgcagattcagtattgagttgagattggagctctatatgcagccgtacaggtcatgttagatgactcccggctgctagattatatgttattgatgtgaattacgcttgagcatttatatttgattatgagattctgttgtggcatattctcgagcatgaatggcatattttggagcatgattgacatatctatacatacgtatatatgttcattttctgggaagtatacaggttttacggcgaggggttagaatgtattttgctaaagagttttcaaagagctttgtttttgcccactcacacttttgtttttgcgcccctccaggttctagtggtctagcaagttcggtggtttttcccagagggcgtcccggcatttctgacagacactcaccattgtagggtcaccttcgggtgtatttatgtcgtatcttttccttttggactgttgtagacttgctctgaattgtgtctcacatacactagcacttgttttagtactttatatactagtttttaattattcgtacttttatattactatcttcatagcttccgcacgcgcacatggctacgtcaccttcgtgtgacggccagcacgccttgatctcggtcggggtgtgtcataaatACCATTTGTAAAAAGTATTTAAATAATACTTGTATTTCCCTTCGGCAAATAACATATCTTTATCGTAGAAATTTCATAAAGCCGTTCAATGTCTTAATTTTGATTTGAAGATTATCCCTAAGGaaggaatgcaagtattatttaaaaaatgtatCCATATAAattatgtcttttttttttctctaatacCTACGATATTATCTAGACTAAGGGGTGGGGGATGGGTTAAGCCTCACATGAgctagccataataatttggttatGTTGCCTTTGAcaaaaatcaaacttaagatctcttacttacaagtgaagatgaataacACTAAGTggaaaaataaatcaaacatattGACAGTTAATCATGAAATATTACTTGTCATCATATTGACAGTGAATCATGAAAATAttattcatcatcataaccgtTAATTTGTTTAACACATATGAATCTTAAACAGTCGctgaattaaataaaatttggatACCAAATCGAGAACCACTAAATTGTTGGTTCCCAATTCACTTTCTCATTACCAACTTAACTCTCTCCAACACAAACTTCATCTCCCTCACATTATGTACAAAAGGGAATTTATTCTAATTTACCCACACAACAccaacttttccttttttttttctttttttttttttctttttggtgaaCCCAACTTCtctgtttttgttgttgttggtggtcCTAACTAATCACAcacactttttaaatttttaacagaaCTACATATGAACAAAAGAACAAACTATTAGGTATTAGCATgctacttgatctctaaattgaGAGATCTCTTCAAAGATGGGAAGCCTTTTAGATCTAAACGGACCCCATTCATTCATCAATTGCTCAAGCCCCTTCACAAAATCATCATCTAGGCTCAATACATCCAATGACTCTGGCAAACAATTCATAGACCTCAACTCCATTAGCAACTCGTCCGCTCGTTTCCTCGACTTGCTCTCCTCGGATCCTGGAAGTCTACTGTGTACCACGTCTTCGAGAACCAAACGGGCCTCTTCGTGTCGGCCCTGTTTGATTAGGCATAGGCCCAAATTACATGCCTTGTTCGAGTCGGGGTCAATCATTTGGGCCTTTTGATACACGACCTCCGCCATCATGCAGTTACCCTTTTGCATATAGGCCCAACCCAAATTGCCCTGTAAAATGGATCCAAATAAGTCACATTACATGTTACTAAATTATGAATCGAGGCAATTGACAACATAACACACCAGTAATCTTGAGGTCTCTTGCGTAACCGAAACCTGAAACTTCTTTCCGTGAGAGCGGACGGTTTTAGTTGGTCTTCCGTTGAAGGTGGCGCCTTGGTATACCAACCTAAGCTTCCTCTTGAGCAAGTCAATTTGCTCCTCAACTTTGCCACATTTCTTGTACAAGTCAATGAGGACATTGTCAATTGAATCTTGGGCTTGTTTGGAGCAAAGGCCTCTAAAGGACTTGACAGCTTCAATGGCCTCCCCAGTTCTGTCCAATTGCTTCATCACCATAGCCATGTCTTTTAGGGCACTGTCCACTCTGTCTCCTGCATTTATTGCCTTCCAAAACAAAACTATTGCTGCCTCTGGGTCCTTTTCAACTAGCTGATAGCACACAAAAATTAGGTTTGGTAAGAATTAAAAAGTTGGCCTAATTTGGGCCCTCATGGACAGGCCCATAAAATAGAAGAAACTGTCACTCTCTCCCTGTTTTTCACAGACTGGTCCAGATCAAGTGGGCCAACACTAAACAGATAGACTGcgtcaaaatttattattacatTTATGCCtggcagaaaagaaaaaaaagtagtcAGCCAATTATTTATGATCGGCGAGATTTGGCgtaatgcatgtatatataattagtttttatctttgtgaaaaaagaaaacaaatgagtTAAAAGTTATGGGAGGATTTGCATGCATACCCTAGTATCAATTATGACACCTAAATAACGTTTGAAGTGGCTTAAACTTCTAACTTCTAACTTCTATCCAGATATCAACTTAGCTAAATTAGTTAGAACATTGTATTCTCTATCTCTAtgataaattgcaaaatattcACCGTGTGCAACGTTTAAAATTCCAATATAGGTAGAAAAATCGATATGCAAGTCTATTGTTGATATATCAATTGCATTCGACAAAAATTATAAACATTTGTAATGAGGTGGGTATATCAACTCATTCAGATTTAAtcgaaatttataaaaaataaaaaattgctcaagaaaaattaaaaattttgaaatttataatGGGTTCCGGCAAATTATTATAGTGAATAAGTAAATATCATCGGTATTTATTGATTATCCTATATCCCGCCGATATAGGTGAAGTTTGCAATTCACTCACCCTTTCTATATtgattcttgatttttttggaTATTTCGACGAAAATATCGATAATTTTGCAGATATTTTAAACACCGACAGTGTATGCGCGTATATAAACAACTTATATTCTTCATTCTACGAGCCCAAAGTCaactatttcacaaaatttattaATGATTAAGCTATTTGGTTTAACTAaagtatgtatttttttttttagtacaactaTATATTTTTACACGAAGAGAATGACGAGTTTGGCTAAACCACGTAATAGACAACCTAATTTAGTATTCGAATTCgctatccac
This region includes:
- the LOC137729604 gene encoding protein SULFUR DEFICIENCY-INDUCED 1-like; amino-acid sequence: MEGSWKMNSCSTKGKKDDLYHVIHKVPAGDGPYVRAKHAQLVEKDPEAAIVLFWKAINAGDRVDSALKDMAMVMKQLDRTGEAIEAVKSFRGLCSKQAQDSIDNVLIDLYKKCGKVEEQIDLLKRKLRLVYQGATFNGRPTKTVRSHGKKFQVSVTQETSRLLGNLGWAYMQKGNCMMAEVVYQKAQMIDPDSNKACNLGLCLIKQGRHEEARLVLEDVVHSRLPGSEESKSRKRADELLMELRSMNCLPESLDVLSLDDDFVKGLEQLMNEWGPFRSKRLPIFEEISQFRDQVAC